TTAGTTCACATGGTACGCACGCTTTGAGGGTTCGGGGTGGCGTAGCACGTAAGACAAATTCGTGCGAGCTAAGCCCAAAGAGGATAATATGTTCCATGGGCTTGGCTCGTGACAATTTATTTGTTTGATTTCCATATTAGATATGAGATATGGTTTAGTATAGTTAATCATTTTGAAATGCAAGATCTAAAAATTGTAGAGATTTATCTTATTTGTCGCGACCCAATTTCatctatagatcgtgatggcgcccaacatcacaaCTAGGCCAGCCAACTAGAGAATTAAACATATAGCAACAAGTAATTCATGTAATTAAATaaaagatgcaattatcacaagtaattcatgatttgaatcttaaactacccgaacatagcataattagtagctacacacggactctcgtcactttgtgcgtacatagcccccacaattagcaacaattattaatttaaatcacttatggggtaaattctctcttacaaggttagacaagagacttaccttgtctcaaagtccatttCTCGATCACAACATcgcgttaaagtctcaattcagtgccgaaaaattcgaaactatccaaatgttaaataaaataattaatacatgatcaataattcgaaattagataaattaattacccaactcaaaatggtaaaatttctaaaattcactcgggcccacgtgcccggatttcgaaaattttcgtaggaaaatgttacccataatctcaagaactcaaatatacaattttcatcaaattccataaccattttcgtggttaaaattttatttttgtcaaaacctaagtttttcatctaaacccttgattttcataatttacaggttataatctacccataatctatgtatttaactcaaagtgtgtagaattaacttaccttcaaattgctagttgaaattccctctcaaaaagctccaaaatcgcccaagaatagATAAAAAGAGCTCAAAATATGCAACTCCCGACTTAAATGAGGATTCTGCCTTTTGTGATTTTCGCACATGCGaaggtgtaatcgcacctgcgaaaaattccTCGTAGGTGCGAGGTCCCCTCTCCTGGCCACGCTCCGCATCTGCAGCCTCAGGACCGCTTCTGCGGCGaaccccttcgcacctgcgcccattccgcttctgcgggcaatTGTCGCATCTGCGATTCTTGCACCTACGACTGTCCAAGTGCAagtgcgatcgcaccagaagcAGAAAGTTTCAGCTTTTCTCCCAAgtcccaaaattggtccgagcctcgtcagGTTAACTCCCGGGgctccgcccgaacataccaacaagttcgaaatcataaaacggattatctcgaaccctcagaatgtgtaaaataacatcaaaactaagaatcctaCCCCAaatcaaattgattcaacttagaaatttcaaattattCAAACTTACTCTggacgcgccgaaacatacttaaactactaggaatgacactaaattttgcgtgccagtcttaaatcaccatacggagcaatttccaggctcggaattccaaacggacctcatttactccaaaacctactccaaaccaaattttaagaaccttaaacctttaaatagttgattctcactattaagcgctgaaacactctggggttgtccaaaacccgattcgaacatacgtccaagtccaaaatcatcatacgaacctattggaactgtcaaatcccaatttcggggtcgttttcaaaaaatgttgaccgaagtcaaacttacctTTTAAAACcaaattaaggaactaagtgttacgatttcaacccaaacacttccaaatcccgaaccaaccatccccgcaagtcataatttaGTAAAAACACatatggggagttttatttaggggaacggggttctaaaattcaaaatgaccggttgggtcgttacattatttGAGAGGATAATTCAATTATTTGCTCAAATGAGTGGAGTAaatgtgcttttattaatataGTTGTAATTCTATTGATGAACTTACTAATTACAATAAGATCCATTCTATTCATTCATTTAATAAATTAtactaaaaagaagaaaaaaatgattACAGAGTTCTTTCTTATTTGGGAGGATAATTAGGTTTTTACTTAAAAGAGGTGAATAAATCTGACTGTACTAATATTTTTGTAAGTTTACTAATGAACCATGAGAATCATTTATTTATTAGTTGCAataggaagaaaaagaaaaaagaggtgTATGTTCTTTTCTTCATAAAATGGCTTTCATCTCCCTCTCTAATATCAATCTCTTTTTTCTAGTTTTCCTTTTGAATGTGATTTCATTAGGAGCAGACCCAATCACAAGCGTTTGTAGTTTTACCCAAGATCCAACTTTTTGCACAAAGGCTTTTCaatccgatcctcgttctaaaactGTTAGTGTTGTTGAACTCGAAATTATTGCCATCGATTTAGCCTTTAGGAACAAAGAGCGCAAAAAAACACCAGTTTGGAGATCCGTTCTCTTATCTCAGGAGCTAAGGACTTTTGTTCCAAGAGTAGATATACCCAATGTGGCAGTTTTTATGAGGGAATAATTAACCAAGCAAAGAATGATTCAAAAGCTGGAAATCATGTAGATGTTAATCTACAAGGAAAAAGTATCATTAATTTATGCTATTGAATGCGATGAATTGTTAAATGAACCACCTCCACTTCAATCATTTGTTTTATCACAAGATAATCTATTTGCTCGGCGTTACGGCGAAATAATAGCCGTCGTATCTAAACGTCTTGTGCACTAATTTTGTTGTTGTCTTGAATTGAAAATTTCGAGTTTGAAATCAAAGGATGAGTGCTTTTAGCACTAGTTGTGTTGCGGTAACAAATACTTTGTATATGAATATCTTCTATTAGTACTTATGTTTTATAATTCAATGCCACATGGGAGGGTGATTTATGTGGTGTCTAATTTCCGTGTGCActaattatagaaggacctggttcttctaagtgttccttataTTACTGTTGCGGAAATAGTAAATgcaaaaagtaaagaacacaagtatttttacgtggaaaatacccggctcaaaaagtaaaaaaatcacgacctactactcagtaggattttcccaaacacTTCATTAAATAACTCagccaaaacaacatttacaaaactctttgtaaacctaaggattaactcaaATCACGTTGTAGCAACCAGCCTCtagctgttgcgacaacttcaagttaactgtAACTTGAacactcagagtacctaatacaattgcttttagataaagctgaaaggtacaatatgaaaccacctactacaattgaactagaataaaaaaaCAGacgcttggaactggttcttctatctggttcatgtagctttaggttcgcacacttgattcacacaagaattgtttgcaaaatgccttgctattttgctctcaactaaCGTTTAATTTTAGTGTTTGTGTGTCATTGTAAAATGTGAACATcttgcaatatatagagttagtataataggaataactagagttctaatactactcttccttggtggaagagttctagttatcttcaacctctaactcctcccttatcttggataaagttctcttcgagtaaggagtccttctcttTATCATTTATGCAACATTTTCGATCATGAGATATCAAATATAAGAACTTAAACTTATCTCCTTCATGTGCATCCCTTATgttcgaatctgcccgtgtctgtgtacactgtgtatggacctgaTCCATGCACAAGTTCCTttatcaatcatcaaaacaaaacttcacttgggccaacaaataccTATTTTTTTTACGATGACAAACGCTGCGCTTTTCATAAGCATAGGCCTTGTGTCAACTGAGCtaaacatcaacacaatgttataATACTTTCCATTTTAAAGACACTAATCATCTAGAatcaggttcattaggttataaatatcACAATCCAAAGTAAAAAGCACAACCTatctttccccttttggcatcatcaaaaagttttataattatattaGATAACCAAATTTTAATAGAAATTAcccatggccactggggctactttaaatgcaatcatggaatcaagtatcatttatcaatctaatgatattagccatctaagaagcatcaacaaacagttagagAACAAAAACAGTCGATTATCATTGATACTtagttgagttcatcttgcattgtatTCACctagtctgcatcctgcaaagcttcaacaacatttttaggttcaataagagatagaaaagcatcaaaagcacaaaaatTCTTCAACGAAGAACTGGTTTTGATttcagaggttggatcagtaattatgttctcaattggatgagaactttgatacttgtaaggttttacaaccaactggtttcccctagatgttccttcaatgttttgttgctgaggaacagATTCATAGACAGGTTCTCTCGAGATTTGAGGATCACTTACTCATTGTTCAGTTCCCCCTGTCAAGTTGCCCTAGgtggaaggacctgttccatcacatgttccttcctctggtgcagcttctgtctgggctgtggtttcatttgagtttcttaccagcccaattgcttcatcatcatgttcctgacTCTccgaaagaatgttagtttcatcaaaaatcacatgtatactttcttctacacacatatttcttttgttatagatcttataagctttactatgtgaagaatatcccaagaatactccctcatcacttctgggatcaaatttacatagggagtctttaccattattgtgtaCAAAGCACTtacatccaaatgccctaagatgggatatgtttagctttctccctttaagtgactcatagggagttttctctacaagaggtctagtcatgcacctatttataatgtaacatgcagtgttcacagcttctgcccagaaactctgaggcagtttactagaaagaagcatagtcctaaccatatcttcaagtgttctattctttcttttaactactccattttgttttGGAGTCCTAGTAGCataaaaattatgatctatgccatgctcatcacaaaattcaacaaatttagcattctcaaatttagtaccatgatcagacctaattgatgcaagttgattacctagttatttctgcgtttttctaacaaaagaaataaacatgtcaaatgcttcatctttagatgttaaaaataatgtgcatgtaaacctagaataatcatcaacaagcaccatcacatatctcttaccacctctgcttaatgttctcattggtccacaaagatccatatgttCCATCGTCCCGGTGGTGCTTATCACTTCCTtgcttttaaaagaggatcttacatgTTTTTCCCTTGCACAAGCTTCACAAACTTTATGTTCCTTGAACTTAATTTTAGGCAGTCCTGTCACCAAGTCCTtagagactagtttgttgagttgacttagactggcatgtccaagtttCTTGTGTCAAATGgggggatcattatccaacatacttaagcaagtgagttcattttttgaaagtgtggacagatctacaacatatatgttgttcacttTTTTTCCTTGCAAATCTATCTTAtaagtggtaagattaatcacaaagcatttggtAGATGTGAATGCTACCatttacctctatcacacaattgtgatacacttattagactatacttcagtccatctatcaaaTAGGCATTCTCAATAGaatgagaatcagtcttacctacctttccaaccccatagatctcacctttcttcccatttccaaaggagacattacctcctttaaggttctcaagtgaaaggaactggttcttatttcatgtcatgtgctttgagcatccactatccatgtaccatatttggctgctcctcTTCatttggacctgcaaaaggaaatcaggggttagtcttaggaacccaaactagtttgggtccctttctataggaaaaaggatgaatcaaattctttttagcccaacttggttgcctatttttcccttgaccaaattctttgttcttttgacttgccttttcttttgcagtgcattcacttttatagtgacctatTTTACCACAGTGTATGCtaatcttgttctcaggaagtgtgaggtacttgATTTTGTGATCCCATTTAGGTGCCAGATTCCCAAATCCAAGTCCTCTCCTATTACTACTATGGTGTTCAtatagccatgaaagtgcatcggaggacctgttctatttacaagttctgtctagctcatgcttAACCTTGCTTAGATCCTCCTTTAGGATTCTCACCTGTTCATCccttttatacaactcatctttcatttttcctacattttattctagagtgagttgtgtgtgattagatgtctttttacctgttcctaatttcagttttagattttcagatatAAGTTCTAGGACAGTTGAGTAAATTGCATAAACCTGGTTCTGCAATACAGTATTTTCATTTACAGTTTCAATAACCCTAAGTTCCATATTTTTtcacttagccttcaaaatcacaTATTTTTTAGACAATTATTCCTTTTCTTTGTTTACATCCTCAGACTCATCAATTAATTCTAGAAGTAACTAagataacctttctttagacaacaacttaatcttgtctttgagatgaattatacTTGCCTCAGTTTtctcatcagattctccaatggcaTACGTGCTTGTTCATCCGCATCAgcatcatctgagctttcatctgagctttctccccaagcagcgacAATAGCTTTGGTTAATCCTTTGCTTTTCTTGAGTTAAACCTAttccttcttcctgttccttcgttcagctctttccttcttccattcaatttcccattgaggatagttcttgatgtggtgatcagtatTTCCACACTTGCAGTATCCATCATTGGTTTTCTTCTCAGGAACTTTTGACTTACTATAGCTTTCACTTCTTGAAGGACCCTTTCCTCTCCTcgggtacttcttgaagtccttggtgatcatagccatttcatcatcttccagattagaaccttcagtgattctgagtgccggGCTCTTTTCCTTCCtaggtacatccattttcatggtttgtctcctaagttcataagcagtaaGATTTTCAATTAATTCATCCAGTGGGATAGTGGCAATGTTCTTTAATTCttgaatggcagtgattttgctctcccaagtaagAGGCAGAACCATAGTCAGTATCTTCTCGAATCTatcttcttcagaaataatccttccaagagactttagttcatttgtgagtgtagtgaaccttgtatacatctcttgaaTGGTTTCTCATTCCTTCATAGAaaagttctcatattgagaatacagtagagttcctctggatctcttcacctgaggtattccttcatgagccacttgcaatGTATCCCAAATTTActtagcagtggtacaactttggattctgctgtactcatctggaccaagtccacaaacaagctatttcttggctttagcattcttctcccatttcttcaagtCCTCAGCAGTGTAATCCATTCTTGTCTTTGGCACCTCTACTCTTTCAGCATTTATCTTCAATGTACCCAGTGGACCAtcggtgacaatgtcccatagctcatagtccccTCCTATAATatgatctctcatcctgtttttccaccacaagtagtactggccattaaagAGTGATAGCCTAGCAGTAGATTGCCCTTCCtagtttccaggtggtgcactcatcttgatcttctcctaaggtgttagcctcttcagggataacccgctctgataccaattgatgttctatacttcaatgccacacaagagggggatgatttgtgtggtgtccaatttttgcatgcactgattatagaaggacctggttcttctatgttttccttatactactgttgcggaaatagtaaatgcaaaaagtaaagaacataagtatttttacgtggaaaatacccggctcaaaaggtgaaaaaaccacgacctactactcagtaggattttttccaacacttcactaaatcactgagccaaaacagcatttataaaactctttgtaaacctaaggattaattCTAATCTCGTTGTGGCAGTCGGCCTCTAACTGTTAAGACAACTTTaaattaactctaacttgaacactcagagtacctaatacaattgtttctagataaagctgaaaggtacaaattGAAAccccctactacaattgaactagaataaaagacagacacttggaactggttcttctatctggttcatgtagcttcaggtttgcacacttgattcacacaagaattgtttgcaaaatATCTTGCTATAtttctctcaactcacgtttaacttcagcgtttgtgcgtcattgtaaaatgagaacatcctgcaatatatagagttagtagaataggaataactagagttctaatgctactcttccttggtggaagtgttctagttatcttcaacttctaactcctcccttatcttggataaagttctcttcgagtaaggagtccttctccttatcatttaatataacaacttaagcttatctccttcacatgcatcccttatgctcgaatctgcccgtgtctgtgtacactgtatatggacctggttcatgcacaAGTTCCTTTATCAATTATCAAAACAAAACCTCATTTGGGCAACAACACTTCTTTTTTACCCCAATCATTTGCGTTCTCTTCTTTTATTTATATACTACTATTTAAGTTGTTCGTGCTCTGCAAGGTCATAATCATATGATCTTGTTATAAACTTTATAGATATAGAAGAGATACAATTTTTATGCATTAAATACGAATATAATATCTTTTCCTATTAACTccaaaattcacaatatattcaattCCAAAAGCTATTCATGCAGTTCACTAACTCCTAAATAGACGATTCAAAATTGAAAATCGTTTAAAAAAAAGACTTTAAAATGAAAGAATCAAAACCAAATTCGCTAAATTCTAAGGAGATTTTGCTAAATCCTAAGCATATAAAAAACTACAACATTGTGTAGGTTCAAATACAAAaggagattttttttttaattgttgcCAAGTCACATATACATAGAAAGAAAAAGACAATACTTAGTTGAGGTACTTCTTTCTCCCTTCCCCTAATATTGATCTAACAatgcttatttttcttttaaccatCAACCTTTGTCTTCCATTAATATTTTTGTTATCTCTTGGTTTCAATGGTGCCCTATAACACCAAAAAAGAATAAAGCAGCAACCCAAAGAATAAAGGAAATGAATTTTATGGATTTGGGGTTATAAAAATTATAAGCACAAAACTGCAAGCATGAGTTCAAAAAATTGTAACTGATTATATTCTTTAACGAGTCATAAAAGGAACCAATAACTCTCTCGATATAACATCGAGAATACAACTAATAGTTTAAAAGCAAGAAAAGAAAATATGTACACAACCATATATATGTAGGCTAAATCATTTTTCTCCCGTTGATAAAGCAAGAAAAATTCAAAGAAACACCGTTGCAAATTTATAATTGAATCATCAGATAAAGCAACTAATTTGAaagccaaaaaataaaaataaaaaaaaatagaatatgTACACAGCCATATAAATGTAGCCTAACTCGTTTTTCTCCTATTGATAAAGCAAGAAAAGTTCAACAAAACATCACTATAAATTTACAATTGAATCAGCCGATAAAGCAACTAATATGAAAAATATGTATCAAAAATTAAAGAGAAACTAAAGTTGTAATATGACATTGATTGATTTTACATGGTAAACTCTGATCCAGAAGACTAAATATAGATCTCATCACATGCTCCAAATATAGATCTCAAGACAAATTAGTTGATTAAAGAGCAATAGTAGTTACGTTTGAAGATAAGAGTGGGTTGCGTACACAGGGTTGTTATTTTAGTAGTAGTTACGTTTGAACTTTTTGAAGAGAGAGCAAAGGGTTGTGTCTAGTAAAAATAAATTGGTTGTTATTTTAGTAGTAGTTACGTTTGAACTTTTTGAAGGGAGAGCAAAGGGTTGTGTctagtaaaaataaattaattgctCGAGTAAAGAAGATGGCAGTTACGTTTGGAGAAAGGGTTGCTTCTATTAAGGCCCTGTTTATTTATAAGAAttcattttttaaaaacaaatttaaaaatgtgtTTGTCCATTAAATTTTGCAAGTCTGTTTGAAAAAATTTGGAAAATGAgtttttttcgaaaaattttcaaaaatcaaaatgTGTTTTTGaccatattttcaaaattttcataaaaatattttttcccattCATATGAGTAAGATCGTGAGTGTGTGAATTGTAGGATCCTCAAAAATTTATTATATGAATAAGATCAAAAATTTGCTTTGTAGTAATTGTGCTAGACGGGAAAGGCAACTTTGCCTACGTAACTTTAGCACAGATGTCACAAGGATGAATTTTTGAAGGCATAGAGGAATAAGAGATAGAAGAAATAAATTTTAAAGTATTAGAAAAGGGCATGTGATCCGATCTGTTAGTGCCAAACAGTTACATCATTAGTAGCAGAACCTAAAAACAAACTATAATTAGAAAATTATGCACTTGCACTTTGATTACAATGAGAATGACTAGAAGCCTTGATTGAATTAGAAAAAGCTACTCTAGGCAACTaaacaaacaaaattttcttGTATGTAATTTGTGGGTTTCGCATagcaattaaatatctttcttttttttgCGCTAATAGCAATTAAATATCAAAGCATTACAACATTCTCACCCCtctaaatttctattttctattaTCTCTCATTTCTTCTAAAAATATAACCAATTTtcagaggcggatctagaatttttaaaatatgggtgcaccattaaagaaaggagaaaaaaatattaagtaaAAATTGATCCCTATTACTTTGGGTAAATAACTCATTATTCAACCAAATGCATCATTCAGCTTCTGTGGAGCATGAGTGCCAACAGAAAATATTAGATTAATTCTagaaaatacatataaaaaataCCTAATTTAACGAAAAGACCATAACTTTGCGTTCCCTTTAAACTACCTTATAAATCCGCCCCGCATGTTCTACTCTTTCCACACAAACTAGAGCCTGAGATTGTTATACACATAGAGTTAACCGGTTGTTTTGACATAGTTTAAAAGATCTACCGTTATGGTTTTAAACAACTACAagtaattattaaaataattctcttttttgaaattatcaaaacaatttgaaaataaaatttcaaatccAGGCCGTTTATAATAACAAATTTCGTGTTAAGAAAATAATCAAGGCTAGAAAATAACGTAACAAATCTTGTATTTTATTTCGAATGCAATAAATGTGATAATCTCTATAAATTCTCGATTGTTCTCTTTTAGAAGTACATTCAAgagcctttgagcttgatcttgagtaTAATTTCAATAGACAtgatctttatttatattttaataaatactTGAAGTTTGATCTTGAACCTTCGTTTTCATTTTTGAATGCTTAGAACGCTTAAATACTTGCATTTTATAGTAGAAATTTATAGTCTTCGGTCCACGAGCTTCTATATACTCTGTTTTAGATGATACATTTTGCTTATCGAGAGTCAATTTGACTAAACTTTGAAACTAAATTAAATTAGTTCAActtagtattttaaaattaaaatttagatattcaaAAACTACACGAAAAGCACTATAAGTTACAATTTTTCTCATGTCAATAcgatttcaaaatatattttaaaatattggtcAAACTTCACACAGTTTGACTCTCGATAAGTGAAATGTGTCATCTAAATTAAAGCGAATGAAGCAGAAATCTTTAATTTTCGATCCACGAGCTTTCTCTTAAGTACTTATTATAAATTACGATCTCTTTTGTGAGTTACGAGGACATCAATTTATAGTTGTAGAGAGAAAATGGAAACAAACTCTTTTCCTTTGAATTGGTTGACCTGAATCACCGATCAATCAAATCTAAGTAGTAATGAATTAATATTTGACTATTCTAAAGATGTGACTTGTACACATGAAACATTTTTTTGCTATTCGAATAAGTATGCCACGTTATTTTGGCAGGCAATATAATCTTATTTGACTTGATGTACCACGTTATTTGATACGTGACACCAATCTAGTCTTTAGAATAAGATGGCATCTTAGTCTAAACAAAGTATTATAGGCAAGGTTGCCCTGCATGAGGCAAAAGAATGTGATGCTACTCTCTTCACATATGTTACAACAGAAAATATTATTAAAGAGTTGCATAAACGGGGCTATCAGACGGTTGGCATGGAGACAATGTATAATGGTCACACAGGGCGACAACTTGCAGAAAAGATATGTTTTGGGCCTGCGTACTACCAGAGGATAAAACAAATGGTCGATAATACCATTCATTCTCCTGGGAAGGTAAATTTAATTTACTCTTTTAAATGTATTACTTATGTGTGTCATTCATCTATCCGGACATGAAATTGGGACTCTTTTTTGACTCACAACTGAAAATCTAATTGGTCTTCTCCCATGGAAAAAGTAATTTCATATTAGAAAATAATAGTATACCTTTGACAAAGGTAAAATTTAGAGAATTTCTtgataagtttttttttttcaagtt
The DNA window shown above is from Nicotiana tomentosiformis chromosome 8, ASM39032v3, whole genome shotgun sequence and carries:
- the LOC138897089 gene encoding uncharacterized protein, which codes for MYTRFTTLTNELKSLGRIISEEDRFEKILTMVLPLTWESKITAIQELKNIATIPLDELIENLTAYELRRQTMKMDVPRKEKSPALRITEGSNLEDDEMAMITKDFKKYPRRGKGPSRSESYSKSKVPEKKTNDGYCKCGNTDHHIKNYPQWEIEWKKERAERRNRKKE